The proteins below are encoded in one region of Methanoculleus taiwanensis:
- a CDS encoding serine protein kinase RIO: protein MSLEDQQERFDREIEAMGVRLKDADQMKVREDVFDEVTLIALYKLVHKKLISVIGGPISTGKEANVFYGEQDGRGIAIKIYRIQTANFKAMSEYLTGDRRFSSIRGSRKEIIFAWTKKEYSNLARAYEAGIPVPQPLAFDRNILLMEFLGESERPYPQLRVAAVDDPAATYREILGYMETLFVKARLVHADLSEYNILYAQRPYLIDMGQAVTLDHPRAASFLFRDVKNINRFFSRYCDVQDEEEIMQRILGKARQEP, encoded by the coding sequence GTGAGCCTTGAAGATCAGCAGGAACGGTTCGACCGCGAGATCGAGGCGATGGGCGTCCGACTCAAGGACGCCGACCAGATGAAAGTCAGGGAGGACGTCTTCGACGAAGTCACCCTCATTGCCCTCTACAAACTCGTCCACAAAAAGCTCATCTCCGTCATCGGCGGACCTATCAGCACCGGCAAGGAGGCGAACGTCTTCTACGGCGAGCAGGACGGGCGCGGGATCGCGATCAAGATATACCGGATCCAGACGGCGAACTTCAAGGCGATGAGCGAGTACCTGACGGGCGACCGCCGGTTCTCGAGTATCCGGGGGTCCCGCAAAGAGATCATCTTCGCCTGGACGAAGAAGGAATACAGCAACCTCGCCCGGGCATACGAGGCCGGCATTCCGGTTCCGCAGCCGCTGGCGTTCGACCGGAACATCCTGCTGATGGAGTTCCTCGGAGAAAGCGAGCGGCCCTATCCGCAGCTCCGGGTAGCGGCGGTCGACGACCCGGCGGCGACGTACCGGGAGATTCTCGGGTATATGGAGACGCTTTTTGTAAAAGCCCGGCTGGTACACGCCGATCTCTCCGAATACAATATCCTATATGCACAGAGGCCTTACCTGATCGACATGGGTCAGGCAGTCACCCTGGATCATCCGCGGGCTGCTTCGTTCCTCTTCCGGGACGTGAAGAACATCAACCGGTTCTTTTCGCGGTACTGCGATGTGCAGGACGAAGAGGAGATAATGCAGCGTATCCTGGGCAAAGCCCGTCAGGAACCGTAA
- a CDS encoding KH domain-containing protein, which produces MATQEIKVTANRIGALIGKAGATKREIEEKTGVAILIDSEEGIVTVDGEDPVNMLAAVEIIRAINRGFSPERAFKLLDDEDMMLDIIDLSEIAGSTRQMERLRGRIIGKAGTSRAQIEDMTNTGISVHGKTVALIGLPDNIKTAKSAVEMLIQGVPHEHVYSFLDKKKKEAKHDMLEYYY; this is translated from the coding sequence ATGGCAACACAGGAGATAAAAGTTACAGCAAACAGGATTGGTGCACTCATCGGCAAGGCCGGTGCCACCAAACGCGAGATCGAGGAGAAGACGGGAGTCGCCATCCTGATCGACAGTGAAGAAGGGATTGTCACCGTGGACGGGGAAGACCCGGTCAACATGCTCGCCGCCGTAGAGATCATCCGGGCGATCAACCGGGGTTTCTCGCCGGAACGGGCGTTCAAGCTCCTCGACGACGAAGACATGATGCTCGACATCATCGACCTCTCCGAGATCGCCGGATCGACCCGGCAGATGGAACGGCTCCGCGGCCGGATCATCGGCAAAGCAGGAACGTCACGTGCCCAGATCGAGGATATGACGAACACCGGCATCTCGGTGCACGGCAAGACCGTCGCACTGATCGGCCTGCCTGACAATATCAAGACCGCGAAGAGCGCCGTCGAGATGCTCATTCAGGGCGTCCCCCACGAGCACGTCTACTCCTTCCTCGACAAGAAAAAGAAAGAAGCGAAGCACGATATGCTGGAATACTACTACTAA